A section of the Neorhizobium galegae bv. orientalis str. HAMBI 540 genome encodes:
- a CDS encoding Rne/Rng family ribonuclease — protein sequence MADKMLIDASHEEETRVVVVRGNRIEEFDFESQHKKQIRGNIYLAKVTRVEPSLQAAFVDYGGNRHGFLAFAEIHPDYYQIPLADRQALMQQEAEDQRKIAEAEAADPMVDLANQDQPDIGISTPAPAAEPASEAGAEATEANPVEAVAAEEAEKPKAKPRRSRARKKPADEVPAAEAAASEGETAPSSDTNDDDGSTPGEMAAMVETDSISEDVDARRGGGRNDDFDDDDDDDNHEKEVIESVGAEDAMEEVPDRVVRKPRKQYRIQEVIKRRQILLVQVAKEERGNKGAALTTYLSLAGRYSVLMPNTARGGGISRKITQPQDRKRLKEIARELDVPQGMGVILRTAGANRTRVEVKRDFEYLMRLWENVRTLTLSSTAPTLVYEEGSLIKRSIRDLYNKDISEIIVSGEEGYREAKDFMKMLMPSHAKVVQPYRDLHPIFARSGIEAQLDRMLQPQVTLKSGGYLIMNQTEALVAIDVNSGRSTREHSIEETALQTNLEAAEEVARQLRLRDLAGLIVIDFIDMEEKRNNRAVEKRLKDCLKNDRARIQVGRISHFGLLEMSRQRIRASVLESTTQVCTHCGGTGHVRSQSSVALHVLRGVEEHLLKNTTHDITVRTTPDIALYLLNHKRASIIDYENRFGVSILIESDVSIGSSHFAIDRGEPVENPVKIESLMQFAAIPVEEDDDDIIVEADEEDEEEIVASSQPAAVAVAERAQPQGDDPNGRKRKRRRRRRNRGGEKGGDAQTAQGGSDDMADGDEDGDEGEDDVSEAGEASDATVAADSDSEENRRKRRRRGKRGGRRNRNGEDGQELNASDDGEAADEDASSDDVEAAPAAAAAEAAEEVAVEAVAAPAEAEAASGGKAEAKPRRSRRGKATTVADVPAAEEVPVTVAAPVPVETVVEQVEAALGEEPQAAEIAPAAEAPVEEAQTTEQVDAGDAKPARANRASNISSSAEAVVKSSDPAAAPETEADPSKPKKAGWWQRRGFF from the coding sequence ATGGCAGACAAAATGCTTATCGACGCGTCTCACGAAGAGGAGACGCGCGTAGTTGTCGTTCGCGGTAACCGGATCGAGGAATTCGATTTCGAATCGCAGCATAAGAAACAGATACGCGGCAATATCTATCTGGCGAAAGTGACGAGGGTCGAACCCTCACTACAAGCCGCTTTCGTCGACTACGGCGGGAACCGTCACGGCTTCCTCGCCTTCGCCGAAATCCATCCCGACTATTATCAGATCCCGCTTGCCGACCGTCAGGCGCTGATGCAGCAGGAAGCCGAGGATCAGCGCAAGATCGCCGAGGCCGAAGCCGCCGATCCGATGGTCGATCTTGCCAATCAGGATCAGCCGGATATCGGCATTTCCACCCCGGCACCCGCTGCCGAGCCCGCAAGCGAAGCCGGTGCGGAAGCAACGGAAGCGAACCCGGTCGAGGCTGTCGCCGCTGAAGAGGCAGAAAAGCCGAAGGCCAAGCCGCGCCGCAGCCGCGCCCGCAAGAAGCCGGCAGACGAAGTGCCCGCCGCAGAAGCCGCAGCATCCGAGGGCGAAACCGCCCCCTCCTCCGACACCAATGACGACGACGGCTCGACGCCCGGCGAAATGGCGGCGATGGTCGAGACCGATTCGATTTCGGAAGATGTCGACGCCCGCCGCGGTGGTGGCCGCAACGACGATTTCGATGACGACGACGACGATGACAACCACGAGAAGGAAGTCATCGAATCGGTCGGTGCCGAAGACGCGATGGAAGAAGTTCCGGACCGTGTCGTGCGCAAGCCGCGCAAGCAGTATCGCATCCAGGAAGTCATCAAGCGCCGCCAGATCCTGCTCGTGCAGGTCGCCAAGGAAGAGCGCGGCAACAAGGGCGCTGCTCTCACCACCTACCTTTCGCTCGCCGGCCGTTATTCGGTACTGATGCCAAACACGGCGCGTGGCGGTGGTATCTCCCGCAAGATCACCCAGCCGCAGGACCGCAAGCGTCTCAAGGAAATCGCCCGCGAGCTCGACGTGCCACAGGGCATGGGCGTCATCCTGCGCACCGCCGGTGCCAACCGCACCCGCGTCGAGGTCAAGCGTGACTTCGAATACCTGATGCGCCTGTGGGAGAACGTCCGCACGCTGACACTGAGCTCGACCGCCCCTACCCTCGTCTATGAAGAAGGCTCGTTGATCAAGCGCTCGATCCGCGACCTCTACAACAAGGACATTTCCGAGATCATCGTGTCTGGCGAAGAAGGCTATCGTGAAGCGAAAGACTTCATGAAGATGCTGATGCCGAGCCATGCCAAGGTGGTCCAGCCCTATCGCGACCTGCACCCGATCTTTGCCCGTTCCGGCATCGAGGCGCAGCTCGACCGCATGCTGCAGCCGCAGGTGACGCTGAAGTCCGGCGGCTACCTGATCATGAACCAGACGGAAGCGCTCGTCGCCATCGACGTCAATTCCGGCCGTTCGACCCGCGAACATTCGATCGAGGAAACGGCTCTCCAGACCAACCTGGAAGCGGCGGAAGAAGTTGCCCGCCAGCTTCGCCTGCGCGACCTTGCCGGCCTGATCGTCATCGACTTCATCGACATGGAAGAAAAGCGCAACAACCGCGCCGTCGAGAAGCGGCTGAAGGATTGCCTGAAGAACGACCGCGCCCGCATCCAGGTCGGCCGCATCTCGCATTTCGGCCTGCTCGAAATGTCGCGCCAGCGTATCCGCGCCTCGGTGCTCGAATCCACGACGCAGGTCTGCACCCATTGCGGCGGCACCGGCCATGTGCGCTCGCAGTCGTCGGTCGCCCTGCACGTGCTGCGCGGTGTCGAGGAACACCTCCTCAAGAACACCACGCATGACATTACCGTGCGTACCACGCCTGACATCGCGCTCTACCTGCTCAACCACAAGCGCGCGTCGATCATCGACTACGAGAACCGCTTCGGCGTCTCGATCCTCATCGAATCGGATGTCAGCATCGGCTCCAGCCACTTCGCGATCGATCGCGGCGAGCCGGTCGAAAACCCGGTCAAGATCGAAAGCCTGATGCAGTTCGCAGCGATCCCCGTCGAAGAGGACGATGACGACATCATCGTCGAGGCCGACGAGGAGGACGAGGAAGAGATTGTCGCTTCGTCGCAGCCCGCAGCTGTTGCTGTTGCCGAGCGCGCCCAACCTCAGGGCGACGACCCGAACGGCCGCAAGCGCAAGCGCCGCCGGCGTCGGCGCAACCGTGGCGGCGAAAAGGGCGGAGACGCCCAGACTGCCCAGGGCGGCAGCGACGACATGGCCGATGGCGACGAGGACGGCGACGAAGGCGAGGACGATGTTTCCGAAGCCGGCGAAGCATCCGACGCAACGGTTGCCGCCGATTCGGACTCGGAAGAAAATCGCCGCAAGCGCCGCCGCCGCGGCAAGCGCGGTGGTCGTCGCAATCGCAACGGCGAGGACGGACAGGAACTGAACGCTTCGGATGACGGCGAAGCGGCCGACGAAGACGCATCCAGCGATGACGTCGAGGCAGCGCCGGCAGCAGCAGCAGCCGAGGCCGCTGAAGAGGTCGCCGTCGAGGCAGTCGCTGCTCCCGCTGAGGCGGAAGCAGCATCTGGCGGCAAGGCAGAGGCCAAGCCCCGCCGTTCGCGTCGTGGCAAGGCAACGACCGTCGCCGACGTCCCAGCTGCCGAAGAGGTCCCTGTGACTGTCGCAGCTCCGGTTCCGGTGGAAACCGTCGTCGAACAGGTCGAAGCCGCACTCGGCGAAGAGCCGCAGGCTGCCGAGATTGCTCCGGCTGCCGAAGCTCCCGTCGAAGAAGCGCAGACGACCGAGCAGGTCGATGCCGGCGACGCGAAACCGGCTCGTGCCAATCGCGCCTCGAACATCTCCTCCTCCGCCGAGGCAGTGGTGAAGAGCTCCGATCCAGCGGCAGCGCCCGAGACCGAAGCCGATCCGTCGAAGCCCAAGAAGGCCGGCTGGTGGCAGCGCCGCGGCTTCTTCTGA
- a CDS encoding N-acetylmuramoyl-L-alanine amidase, with translation MKAGAATADGGGRRRFFTRIGCALFLLVGFGATLPLSSAGAAPQPPLLAFSARVAGDEARTRIVIDFEKKPEFSVHYVAAPERVIVDLPATAFGFPAEDLSARGLFKDIRYGTMGESSARIVLTAKRPVKLSIAEVQSNDNGSYRLVLDAEMASKEVFADLVKTQNWATSAAATPDPLAMAEKDNVFTVAVDAGHGGIDAGATGAGTKTPEKTITLAFAKTLAERLNKVEGIKAFLTRDDDTFLSLSERVTLARQGHADLFVSLHADTLGQKDIRGATVYTLSDKASDRMAENLATRENLSDELAGYTLQSGPPEVADILLDLTRRETQAFSIALASNVVESFEGQIGLINNPHRYAGFQVLRAPDIPSVLLELGFLSNAEDEKLLLDESWRSKVIDRMVDAIRRYRDRAMANGG, from the coding sequence GTGAAGGCAGGCGCGGCGACGGCCGACGGCGGGGGCCGTCGACGGTTTTTCACGCGAATCGGTTGCGCGCTTTTCCTTTTGGTAGGCTTCGGCGCGACCCTCCCCTTGAGCTCCGCCGGTGCCGCGCCGCAGCCGCCGCTTCTCGCCTTCAGCGCGCGGGTCGCCGGTGACGAGGCGCGCACCCGGATCGTCATCGATTTCGAGAAGAAACCGGAATTCTCCGTCCATTACGTCGCCGCGCCTGAACGGGTGATCGTCGACCTGCCGGCCACGGCCTTCGGCTTCCCTGCTGAGGATCTGTCCGCGCGCGGCCTCTTCAAGGATATCCGCTACGGCACGATGGGTGAGTCGAGCGCTCGTATCGTGCTGACTGCCAAGCGGCCGGTAAAACTGTCGATCGCCGAGGTTCAGTCGAACGACAACGGCAGCTACCGTCTGGTCCTGGATGCGGAAATGGCCTCCAAGGAGGTTTTCGCCGATCTGGTGAAAACCCAGAACTGGGCGACGTCGGCCGCCGCCACTCCGGACCCGCTGGCGATGGCCGAGAAGGACAATGTCTTCACCGTTGCCGTCGATGCCGGGCATGGCGGGATCGATGCCGGCGCCACCGGGGCGGGCACCAAGACCCCTGAGAAGACCATCACGCTGGCGTTCGCCAAGACTCTTGCCGAACGATTGAACAAGGTCGAGGGTATCAAGGCTTTCCTCACCCGCGACGACGATACGTTCCTGTCGCTCTCCGAGCGCGTGACGCTTGCCCGCCAGGGTCATGCCGATCTCTTCGTTTCGTTGCACGCCGATACGCTCGGCCAGAAGGATATCCGCGGCGCGACCGTCTATACGCTATCGGACAAGGCCTCCGACCGCATGGCCGAAAACCTCGCCACCCGCGAAAACCTGTCCGACGAGCTTGCGGGCTATACCCTCCAGAGCGGGCCGCCTGAAGTCGCCGATATCCTGCTCGACCTCACCCGCCGCGAGACCCAGGCGTTTTCGATCGCGCTCGCCAGCAATGTCGTCGAATCCTTCGAGGGGCAGATCGGGCTCATCAACAATCCCCACCGTTATGCCGGTTTCCAGGTGCTGCGCGCACCGGACATTCCGTCCGTGCTCCTCGAGCTCGGCTTTCTGTCCAATGCCGAAGATGAAAAGCTGCTTCTGGATGAGTCGTGGCGCTCGAAGGTGATCGATCGCATGGTCGACGCGATCAGGCGCTATCGTGACCGGGCGATGGCAAATGGCGGCTGA
- a CDS encoding penicillin-binding protein 1A — protein MVRLIGYLFGLACVLFLVVAAGVGIYLTGMTKDLPNYEVLASYEPPVATRVHAGNGALMAEYARERRLFLPIQAVPDRVKAAFLSAEDKNFYSHPGIDITGLGRAVLSNLQNLGSGRRPEGASTITQQVAKNFLLTGDQTIDRKVKEAILSFRIEQTYSKDKILELYLNEIFFGLNSYGIAGAALTYFDKSVTELTTAEAAYLAALPKGPANYHPFRREKAALERRNWVIDRMAENGYITQGDADDAKKQPLGVKQRRTGAHVFASDYFSEEVRRQIIDRYGDKALYEGGLSVRTSLDPDLQVIARRALQNGLVEYDERRGFHGPVAQIATTGAPGTWDWGPELAKQKSLADVPEWKLAVVTEVSAKSATIGLQPSADAAGKVDAARETGTINGDDMKWAYRDSTNTRKPAKSPDGVLKPGDVVYVEPINPQAKTYRLRQPPKVQGGFVAMDPNTGRVLAMAGGFSYSQSEFNRATQAMRQPGSSFKPFVYSAALDNGYTPASVILDAPIEIVSGGQVWKPENYGGEAGGPSTLRTGIEKSRNQMTVRLAQDMGMELVAEYAERFGIYDKMLPVLAMSLGSGETTVMRMVSAYAVIANGGKQIKPTVIDRIQDRYGKTIFRHEERACDGCNSNDWAHQEEPSIVDNREQVLDPMTAYQITSMMQGVVLRGTAAGKIPVKDRDVAGKTGTTNDEKDAWFVGFTPNLVAGLYIGFDTPTPLGRAGTGGGLAAPIFGEFLAQAAKLTPAEKFHVPDGMQLVAVNRKTGMAAMEGQPDTIVEAFKPGTGPADVFQVIGDGEYMTQDQIFTNSPQAQQAVTSGMPGLF, from the coding sequence ATGGTAAGATTGATTGGTTATCTCTTTGGATTGGCCTGCGTCCTGTTTCTGGTCGTGGCTGCCGGCGTGGGTATCTACCTCACCGGGATGACCAAGGACCTGCCGAACTATGAAGTTCTTGCCTCCTACGAGCCGCCGGTCGCCACCCGCGTTCATGCCGGCAACGGCGCGCTGATGGCTGAATATGCCCGCGAACGGCGCCTGTTCCTGCCGATCCAGGCGGTGCCCGACCGCGTCAAGGCCGCTTTCCTGTCAGCTGAAGACAAGAATTTCTACAGCCATCCCGGCATCGACATCACGGGGCTTGGGCGCGCCGTCCTTTCGAACCTTCAGAACCTTGGTTCCGGCCGTCGCCCGGAAGGCGCCTCGACCATCACCCAGCAGGTGGCGAAGAACTTCCTTCTCACCGGCGACCAGACGATCGACCGCAAGGTCAAGGAAGCGATCCTCTCCTTCCGTATCGAGCAGACCTATTCCAAGGACAAGATCCTCGAACTCTACCTGAACGAGATCTTCTTCGGCCTCAACTCCTACGGCATCGCAGGTGCCGCGCTCACCTATTTCGACAAGTCGGTGACCGAACTGACGACGGCCGAGGCCGCCTATCTTGCGGCCCTTCCCAAGGGCCCGGCCAATTATCATCCCTTCCGCCGCGAAAAGGCGGCACTCGAGCGCCGCAACTGGGTCATCGACCGCATGGCCGAGAACGGCTACATCACGCAAGGCGATGCCGACGACGCCAAGAAGCAGCCGCTCGGCGTCAAGCAGCGCCGCACCGGCGCCCATGTCTTCGCATCGGATTATTTCTCCGAGGAAGTCCGCCGTCAGATCATCGACCGCTACGGTGACAAGGCGCTTTACGAGGGTGGGCTTTCGGTCCGCACCTCGCTCGACCCCGATCTTCAGGTCATCGCCCGCCGCGCCCTTCAGAACGGCCTCGTGGAATATGACGAGCGCCGCGGCTTTCATGGCCCGGTAGCGCAGATCGCCACGACCGGCGCCCCTGGAACCTGGGATTGGGGCCCGGAACTCGCCAAGCAGAAGTCGCTTGCGGACGTGCCGGAATGGAAGCTGGCGGTCGTGACCGAAGTATCGGCAAAGTCAGCCACGATCGGCCTGCAGCCGTCGGCTGACGCGGCCGGCAAGGTCGATGCGGCTCGCGAGACGGGCACGATCAACGGCGACGACATGAAGTGGGCCTACCGGGATTCGACCAATACCCGCAAGCCGGCGAAATCGCCGGACGGCGTTCTGAAGCCCGGCGATGTCGTCTACGTGGAACCGATCAATCCGCAGGCCAAGACCTATCGGCTGCGCCAGCCACCAAAAGTCCAGGGCGGTTTCGTCGCCATGGACCCGAATACGGGACGCGTTCTCGCCATGGCGGGCGGCTTCTCCTATTCGCAGTCCGAATTCAACCGCGCCACCCAGGCGATGCGCCAGCCGGGTTCGTCGTTCAAGCCGTTCGTCTATTCGGCAGCCCTCGATAACGGTTATACGCCGGCCTCGGTCATCCTCGACGCCCCGATCGAGATCGTCTCCGGCGGCCAGGTCTGGAAGCCGGAGAACTACGGCGGCGAGGCCGGCGGCCCGTCGACGCTGCGCACCGGCATCGAAAAATCCCGCAACCAGATGACCGTGCGCCTGGCACAGGACATGGGCATGGAACTTGTTGCCGAATATGCCGAGCGTTTCGGCATCTACGACAAGATGCTGCCGGTGCTTGCCATGTCGCTCGGTTCCGGCGAGACGACGGTGATGCGCATGGTCTCGGCCTACGCCGTTATCGCCAACGGTGGCAAGCAGATCAAGCCGACCGTCATCGACCGCATCCAGGACCGCTACGGCAAGACGATCTTCCGGCACGAGGAGCGCGCCTGCGACGGCTGCAACTCCAACGACTGGGCCCATCAGGAAGAACCGAGTATCGTCGATAACCGCGAGCAGGTTCTCGACCCGATGACTGCTTATCAGATCACCTCGATGATGCAGGGCGTGGTGCTGCGCGGCACGGCCGCCGGCAAGATTCCGGTCAAGGACCGCGACGTCGCCGGCAAGACCGGCACCACCAATGATGAAAAGGATGCCTGGTTCGTCGGCTTCACGCCGAACCTGGTCGCCGGCCTTTATATCGGCTTCGATACGCCAACGCCGCTCGGCCGTGCCGGCACCGGCGGTGGTCTCGCCGCGCCTATTTTTGGCGAGTTCCTCGCCCAGGCCGCCAAGCTGACGCCTGCCGAAAAATTCCACGTGCCGGACGGCATGCAGCTCGTCGCCGTCAATCGCAAGACCGGTATGGCGGCCATGGAAGGCCAACCTGACACGATCGTCGAAGCCTTCAAGCCCGGCACCGGCCCTGCCGACGTCTTCCAGGTCATCGGCGACGGCGAATACATGACCCAGGATCAGATCTTCACCAATTCGCCCCAGGCGCAGCAGGCTGTCACCTCGGGCATGCCGGGTCTGTTCTGA
- the prfB gene encoding peptide chain release factor 2 (programmed frameshift): MRAEIINVVDEIKQAISLLRRHLDWDQAVRRLDWLNNKSEDPNLWNDAAEAQKLMRERQQLDDGINGVKAMESQLNDNIELIELGEEEGDEAIVKEAEEALKALMAESGRRQVEAMLSGEADGNDTYVEVHSGAGGTESQDWANMLLRMYTRWAERQRFKVELLEVHDGEEAGIKSATILVKGHNAYGWLKTESGVHRLVRISPYDSNARRHTSFSSIWVYPVIDDSINIEINESDCRIDTYRSSGAGGQHVNTTDSAVRITHIPSGIVVQCQQERSQHKNKAKAWDMLRARLYEAELKKREDAANAEAASKSDIGWGHQIRSYVLQPYQMVKDLRTGVTSTAPDDVLDGDINPFMEAALAHRISGKPDVDVADVD, translated from the exons ATGCGTGCGGAAATCATCAATGTAGTCGACGAAATCAAGCAGGCCATAAGCCTGCTGAGGAGGCATCTT GACTGGGATCAGGCGGTAAGACGACTGGACTGGTTGAATAACAAGTCAGAGGATCCCAACCTCTGGAACGATGCTGCGGAAGCGCAGAAGCTGATGCGCGAACGCCAGCAGCTCGATGACGGCATCAATGGCGTCAAGGCCATGGAGAGCCAACTCAACGACAATATCGAGCTCATCGAACTCGGCGAGGAAGAGGGCGACGAAGCGATCGTCAAGGAAGCCGAGGAGGCGTTGAAGGCGCTGATGGCGGAATCCGGCCGGCGCCAGGTCGAGGCCATGTTGTCGGGCGAAGCGGATGGCAACGACACCTATGTCGAAGTCCATTCCGGCGCCGGCGGCACGGAAAGCCAGGATTGGGCGAACATGCTTCTGCGCATGTACACCCGCTGGGCCGAACGCCAGCGTTTCAAGGTCGAGCTTCTGGAAGTGCATGACGGCGAAGAAGCCGGTATCAAGTCGGCGACCATTCTCGTCAAGGGCCACAATGCCTATGGCTGGCTGAAGACCGAATCGGGCGTCCATCGCCTGGTCCGCATTTCGCCTTATGACAGCAACGCCCGCCGCCACACCTCGTTCTCGTCCATCTGGGTCTATCCGGTCATCGACGACTCGATCAACATCGAGATCAACGAGAGCGATTGCCGCATCGACACCTATCGTTCGTCGGGCGCCGGCGGCCAGCACGTCAACACCACCGACTCGGCGGTGCGCATCACCCACATCCCGTCGGGCATCGTGGTGCAGTGCCAGCAGGAACGCTCGCAGCACAAGAACAAGGCCAAGGCCTGGGACATGCTGCGTGCGCGGCTCTACGAAGCGGAATTGAAGAAGCGCGAGGACGCGGCGAACGCCGAGGCTGCTTCCAAGTCCGATATCGGCTGGGGCCACCAGATCCGCTCCTATGTTCTGCAGCCCTACCAGATGGTCAAGGACCTGCGCACAGGCGTGACCAGCACCGCTCCGGACGACGTGCTGGACGGAGATATCAATCCGTTCATGGAAGCTGCCTTGGCGCACCGCATCAGCGGCAAGCCGGATGTGGATGTCGCCGACGTCGACTGA
- a CDS encoding multidrug effflux MFS transporter — protein sequence MQSRAPSHALSLGLLSAIGLFALDMYLPALPTIRASLNANSHEVQASLISFFAAMAVSQIAYGPLSDMFGRKRPLYVGLALYAIGAIGCALSPSIEWLIAFRFLQGMGACAGVVISRAIVRDLHTGPAAAELMSRLMLVFSVSPILAPLAGSIVTVFGDWRLIFWVMVGAGAVGAVVAVFFLEETRLPAARSESSLAGALNSYGTLLRDPYYLGLVLIASFGMSSYMIYVANSSFVLIEHYGLSPTFYSIVFSCNAVAFIGMSQLNGWLSRKIGLRKVIRSAVFGYSTMMVLLALITSLGIDRLDVMAAFLFGGYGFLGLIIPTAAVLALEHHGRIAGTASAMMGTIQFVTSAVVIGLGGMFVDGTSLPMVTVIALCSVVVFLLSLVVLRSRQGAMTAAAE from the coding sequence ATGCAAAGCAGAGCTCCTTCGCATGCCCTGTCGCTAGGGCTGCTCTCGGCTATCGGGCTTTTCGCCCTCGACATGTATCTCCCGGCGTTGCCGACCATCCGCGCCAGCCTCAATGCCAACAGCCATGAGGTACAGGCGAGCCTGATCTCCTTCTTCGCCGCCATGGCGGTGTCGCAGATCGCCTACGGCCCGCTCTCCGACATGTTCGGCCGCAAGCGGCCGCTCTATGTCGGCCTCGCGCTTTATGCCATCGGCGCGATCGGCTGCGCGCTGTCACCGTCGATCGAGTGGCTGATCGCCTTCCGGTTCCTGCAGGGCATGGGCGCCTGCGCCGGCGTGGTCATCTCCCGCGCCATCGTCCGCGACCTCCATACCGGTCCGGCCGCAGCCGAGCTGATGTCGCGGCTGATGCTGGTGTTCAGCGTCTCGCCGATCCTCGCCCCGCTTGCCGGCAGCATCGTCACCGTGTTCGGCGACTGGCGGCTGATCTTCTGGGTCATGGTCGGCGCCGGTGCGGTCGGCGCCGTCGTTGCGGTGTTCTTCCTTGAGGAAACCCGCCTGCCGGCTGCGCGCAGCGAAAGCAGCCTCGCCGGCGCGCTCAACTCCTATGGCACGCTGCTGCGGGATCCCTACTATCTCGGGCTGGTGCTGATCGCCTCCTTCGGCATGTCGAGCTACATGATCTATGTGGCAAACTCGTCCTTCGTGCTGATCGAGCACTACGGCCTGTCGCCGACCTTCTATAGCATCGTCTTCTCGTGCAATGCGGTCGCCTTCATCGGCATGTCGCAGCTGAACGGCTGGCTCTCCCGCAAGATCGGGCTCCGCAAAGTGATCCGCAGCGCGGTATTCGGCTATTCGACGATGATGGTTCTTCTGGCACTCATCACCTCGCTCGGCATCGACCGTCTCGATGTGATGGCGGCCTTCCTGTTCGGCGGCTATGGCTTCCTCGGCCTGATCATCCCGACGGCGGCGGTGCTGGCGCTCGAACATCACGGCCGGATCGCCGGCACGGCGTCGGCGATGATGGGCACGATCCAGTTCGTGACCTCGGCGGTCGTGATCGGCCTCGGCGGCATGTTCGTCGACGGAACTTCGCTGCCGATGGTCACGGTCATCGCGCTGTGCTCGGTCGTCGTCTTCCTGCTGTCGCTTGTCGTGCTGCGCAGCCGCCAAGGCGCCATGACGGCCGCGGCGGAATAA
- a CDS encoding TetR/AcrR family transcriptional regulator encodes MKNSSAELPRDYDTWPPAQNKRQAILNAAADVFAQEGFGGASIDAIAARAGVSRQTIYNQLGDKDNLFKVVVAEITDRSSAGFFRVLDTFPVAPQDIETELTQFSAQLLRKAICDPNGRWLRKVVETEGARFPELFETWKEYGPGKKYPAIAARLAQLAHGGYLDLDDPALAARQYMALLATDLRYDQQIGRQTPESEIDQMAANATRTFLRAFSPKR; translated from the coding sequence ATGAAAAATTCGTCTGCCGAACTTCCGCGCGATTACGACACCTGGCCTCCGGCGCAGAACAAGCGCCAGGCGATCCTCAATGCGGCAGCCGATGTTTTCGCCCAGGAAGGCTTTGGCGGCGCCAGCATTGATGCGATCGCGGCCAGGGCGGGGGTATCGCGCCAGACGATCTACAATCAACTGGGCGACAAGGATAACCTTTTCAAGGTCGTCGTCGCTGAAATCACCGACCGCTCCAGCGCCGGTTTCTTTCGCGTGCTCGATACTTTCCCCGTGGCGCCGCAGGACATCGAGACGGAGCTGACGCAATTTTCGGCCCAGCTCCTGCGCAAGGCGATCTGCGACCCGAACGGTCGCTGGCTACGCAAGGTGGTCGAGACCGAAGGCGCCCGCTTTCCCGAGCTTTTCGAGACCTGGAAGGAATACGGGCCGGGCAAGAAATATCCGGCCATCGCAGCCCGCCTGGCGCAGCTCGCCCATGGCGGTTATCTCGACCTCGACGATCCGGCGCTCGCCGCTCGCCAGTATATGGCGCTTCTCGCGACCGACCTTCGCTACGACCAGCAGATCGGCCGCCAGACGCCTGAATCGGAAATCGACCAGATGGCGGCAAACGCCACCCGCACTTTTTTGCGTGCCTTTTCCCCGAAACGCTGA
- a CDS encoding NAD kinase, which yields MSSETNKLSIIASTAPEAQSALEELVRLYGNVPTEEADVIIALGGDGFMLQTLHDTINTGKSVYGMNCGSVGFLMNDYRAQKLHERVAESVENEFHPLKMTTENEDGSTSVALAINEVYLFRQSYQAAKLRVEIDGHVRLEELICDGLMIATPAGSTAYNLSAHGPILPLEAPLLAMTPVSAFRPRRWRGALLPNHVCVDIHILEPDKRPVNAVADNTEVKSVLKVRVAQSTEITARILSDPNHSWSDRILAEQFNN from the coding sequence ATGTCGTCTGAGACGAACAAGCTCTCCATCATCGCCTCGACAGCCCCGGAAGCACAATCCGCGCTGGAAGAACTCGTACGGCTCTATGGCAATGTGCCGACCGAGGAAGCCGACGTGATCATCGCGCTCGGAGGCGACGGTTTCATGCTGCAGACGCTGCACGACACGATCAATACGGGCAAAAGCGTCTATGGAATGAACTGTGGCTCGGTCGGCTTCCTGATGAACGATTATCGCGCCCAGAAACTCCACGAGCGGGTGGCCGAATCGGTGGAGAACGAGTTTCACCCGCTGAAGATGACGACGGAAAACGAGGACGGTTCGACATCCGTGGCACTCGCCATCAACGAGGTCTATCTTTTCCGGCAATCCTATCAGGCGGCCAAGCTCAGGGTGGAGATCGACGGCCATGTGCGGCTGGAGGAACTGATCTGCGACGGGCTGATGATCGCGACGCCCGCCGGTTCAACCGCTTACAATCTCTCGGCACATGGGCCGATCCTGCCGCTGGAAGCGCCGTTGCTCGCCATGACGCCGGTCTCGGCCTTCCGACCGCGGCGCTGGCGCGGGGCGCTGCTGCCGAACCACGTCTGCGTCGACATCCACATCCTCGAGCCGGACAAGCGGCCGGTCAACGCGGTTGCCGACAATACCGAGGTGAAGTCGGTGCTGAAGGTGCGGGTGGCGCAATCGACGGAAATCACCGCGCGTATCCTCTCCGATCCGAACCATTCCTGGTCCGACCGGATTCTCGCCGAACAGTTCAACAACTGA